Proteins from one Cryptomeria japonica chromosome 4, Sugi_1.0, whole genome shotgun sequence genomic window:
- the LOC131875041 gene encoding GRAS family protein RAM1-like, with protein MTVSDDGIPLSILDHPFNETNGSELDKYLPNTFGLSEHEMFPSGKGLNIESQFIANKQKMNLSSNGISPPSMSDYSFMSLPCEPVGTELDQYLTMDNTFELRQHGMFPSGEELMSHNLFHIFPFDEELINNYRMSGQLSKLSHSGNSQTVNDISMPGERYRDGMLPNNFSSEQMLNWEGAERVRVCANDSSNYEVLHGEERKGLELIQLLLESGQMISEGKYDYAAGLVSKCQNLSSQLGNPTQRLGYYISGALQDRIKRQTLGMLNNAAKRVPDFAFNIDGEFDKNEFFSLLAYSNRVLSYIKVMQFTSVQAIIDVVGNAKRIHVIDLGMRTGSHWTVLMEYLAHRSVYSSFPTLELLKITAVGMNGEELRKSGQRLHELAKSSGIPLTYNSVEIASIEEIKQGLFTVKSGEALAVYAPIVLRSLLYDPVLLDNILSVMKKLKPRIMVNVEIEAQHNSPSFVNRFSEVLFYYMAYFDLLDVTLTDRNDIKRVKHEELITGSQIRNMIVYEGKERSVRHVRNDVWRCFFKQAGFREKSFSFQAMYQARLLLGEHASGEYYTLEADGYAIIVKWKGTPLIALSAWGGI; from the coding sequence ATGACTGTATCTGATGATGGAATTCCTCTTTCCATATTGGATCATCCATTCAATGAGACAAACGGTAGTGAGCTTGACAAATATCTGCCCAACACCTTTGGTCTGTCAGAACATGAAATGTTTCCTTCCGGGAAAGGGCTGAATATTGAAAGCCAATTTATAGCAAATAAACAGAAGATGAATTTATCTAGCAATGGAATTTCTCCTCCATCTATGTCGGATTATTCGTTCATGTCCTTGCCCTGCGAGCCTGTTGGTACTGAGCTTGACCAATATCTGACCATGGACAACACCTTTGAGCTGCGGCAACATGGAATGTTTCCTTCCGGGGAGGAACTCATGAGCCATAATCTATTTCATATCTTTCCTTTCGACGAGGAACTGATAAATAATTATCGGATGTCTGGGCAGTTGAGCAAACTTTCTCACTCAGGGAATTCCCAGACAGTAAATGATATTTCCATGCCAGGAGAACGATATCGTGATGGTATGTTACCAAATAATTTTTCGTCTGAACAAATGTTGAATTGGGAAGGAGCTGAGCGCGTAAGAGTATGCGCTAATGATAGCTCCAATTACGAGGTTCTACATGGAGAGGAAAGGAAGGGGCTGGAATTGATTCAACTTTTGCTAGAGTCTGGACAAATGATAAGCGAGGGGAAATATGATTACGCTGCTGGACTGGTGAGCAAATGCCAGAATTTGTCTTCTCAGCTGGGGAATCCCACACAAAGGCTCGGCTATTATATCTCCGGCGCCCTGCAGGATAGAATCAAACGCCAGACTCTCGGCATGTTAAATAACGCAGCTAAAAGAGTCCCAGATTTTGCCTTCAATATTGATGGTGAATTTGACAAAAATGAGTTTTTCAGTCTCCTTGCTTACTCTAACAGAGTTCTGTCCTATATCAAAGTGATGCAGTTCACGTCTGTGCAGGCAATCATAGATGTCGTGGGGAATGCGAAGagaattcatgtcattgatctaggGATGCGAACTGGGTCGCACTGGACAGTATTGATGGAGTATCTTGCACATAGATCTGTTTACTCTTCTTTCCCTACGCTTGAGCTTCTGAAGATTACAGCAGTTGGGATGAATGGTGAAGAGCTTAGGAAAAGCGGACAAAGACTTCATGAGCTGGCTAAATCTTCCGGGATTCCATTAACGTACAACTCGGTGGAGATTGCAAGCATAGAGGAGATTAAGCAAGGTTTATTCACCGTTAAATCTGGTGAGGCGTTGGCAGTCTATGCTCCAATTGTTCTGAGAAGTTTGTTATACGACCCGGTCCTTCTGGACAATATCTTAAGTGTTATGAAGAAACTGAAGCCAAGAATAATGGTGAATGTTGAAATAGAAGCGCAGCATAATTCTCCATCTTTTGTAAACAGATTCAGCGAGGTGCTTTTCTATTACATGGCGTATTTTGATCTGTTGGATGTTACCTTAACGGACAGAAATGATATTAAGAGGGTGAAGCATGAAGAATTAATTACTGGAAGTCAGATAAGGAATATGATTGTCTATGAGGGGAAGGAGAGGTCTGTTAGGCATGTTAGAAATGATGTGTGGAGGTGTTTCTTCAAACAAGCAGGGTTCAGGGAGAAGAGTTTCAGCTTTCAAGCTATGTATCAGGCTAGATTGTTATTAGGAGAACATGCTTCTGGAGAATATTATACTCTAGAGGCCGATGGATATGCCATAATTGTAAAGTGG